Proteins encoded in a region of the Anaerolineae bacterium genome:
- a CDS encoding tetratricopeptide repeat protein encodes MRDPANTDGVPVTHDTVKSASELRDLLRQTELAIADLRRGTGEQAAEAVRTMHVIEKSIPRLEQQFGVELKAERSRLQTLEGAFRSNAALLVRKVGRSRFEELRREVGAGNEDWWMRLDVIVAEERSQRLRRLGLRLGVAAVAVVILAVAYQVFLAPSSNGASDRLRSAESYLTQGQLETALAEYMAALEDGAEGFEAPLAIGAILTQLGRSDEAQQYLDRARQQLSQADYYANLSLIYYKMASQGGVDAADKAEEAALAAVEADDTSAMAYLALGSVYEMQGEVGKAIEALDRASTLTTDAALTASIKMRLGMLSQRPGELPGVEAEVSPKAE; translated from the coding sequence ATGCGCGACCCAGCCAACACTGATGGAGTCCCCGTCACCCACGACACCGTGAAGAGCGCCAGCGAGCTGCGAGACCTGCTGCGCCAGACCGAGTTGGCCATCGCCGACTTGAGGCGCGGCACCGGCGAGCAGGCTGCCGAGGCAGTTCGCACGATGCACGTGATCGAGAAGTCCATCCCCAGGCTGGAGCAGCAGTTCGGGGTGGAGCTCAAGGCCGAGCGCTCCCGCCTGCAGACGCTTGAGGGCGCTTTCCGCAGCAACGCCGCCCTGCTGGTGCGCAAGGTCGGCCGAAGCAGGTTCGAGGAGCTCCGTCGGGAGGTCGGCGCCGGCAATGAAGACTGGTGGATGCGTCTGGATGTGATAGTGGCCGAAGAGCGGAGCCAGCGGCTGCGTCGCCTGGGCCTCAGGCTGGGGGTAGCAGCGGTAGCTGTGGTGATCCTGGCGGTGGCCTATCAGGTGTTCCTCGCCCCATCATCAAACGGCGCCAGCGATCGCCTGCGTAGCGCCGAGAGCTACCTCACCCAGGGCCAGCTGGAGACGGCTTTAGCCGAGTACATGGCTGCACTGGAGGACGGCGCTGAGGGCTTTGAGGCTCCCCTCGCCATCGGGGCCATCCTCACCCAGCTGGGCCGTAGCGATGAGGCCCAGCAGTACCTGGACCGGGCCCGCCAGCAACTCAGCCAGGCCGACTACTACGCCAACCTGTCCCTGATCTACTACAAGATGGCCTCGCAAGGGGGAGTGGATGCCGCGGACAAGGCGGAAGAGGCCGCTTTGGCCGCCGTAGAGGCCGATGACACCTCGGCCATGGCCTACCTGGCCCTGGGCAGCGTCTACGAGATGCAGGGCGAAGTGGGCAAGGCCATCGAGGCACTGGATCGGGCTTCCACCCTGACCACCGATGCAGCGCTGACCGCGTCCATCAAGATGCGCCTGGGCATGCTCTCCCAGCGCCCGGGAGAGCTGCCCGGCGTGGAGGCCGAGGTCTCGCCGAAAGCGGAGTAG